From Podospora bellae-mahoneyi strain CBS 112042 chromosome 3, whole genome shotgun sequence, the proteins below share one genomic window:
- a CDS encoding hypothetical protein (EggNog:ENOG503P08N; COG:O) produces the protein MAKSRKTKRQGKTTRQIGASERSCSICQKIILAFTPSRSKERLEEVLATWKEVMHKDILLFQNGRALRFRFLVPIAVDTLVRLVRYHWDDNRECTIQATLGQIGNLVDGTLRSYSFVLLPSHPSDNLDRYGRLIHAHWIDSSLFRRWKTDCDQHHQHCKPSSVILPALASIRPAWLVDIVRQCLVPAQLTDSYVCLSYVWGGSKQFTTAMDNIERLQQPNALSFVPLAKTITHAMAVVEMAGEKFLWVDALCIVQDDDKQKHQDVQNMSGIYANATFTIIAHSATNADSGLPGLFGISQQRKVQQHNWRLGPSSTVINIQHRDWKDDQNRGGGWFTRGSTFQEELFSRRQLVLREHWPGPLDLLPDITIQIPSTKQYPYQRSIYPEIHNVSPNIPKLAKIIKFYNRRSFPLREDSLRAFSGIATALLSSFQGGLISRLPEDFFYAGLLWFPFSKDIVLRWPGGIPKASCVPSSLDLKIWRVADTWRPVGTNLRSWRGEQCYHEKISPIVEWSYHTTSDGPGIEIKDRFYALKEKYFDSDKTRCPPGWTRRLWTSSRGPNWVYNYHDESRSLRCLFHPIHLQGKGDSEVPGMTIAPWISCYTRSATLLAAEELIDSQPEYLAQCISLRDSIGTWAGFLTLNPDPLSPSETSDTVNLDLTGKSLTLVEVARGEIWEPTEVPFFHYFKDANHPERPKGVPWYQFYWVMWVERRGLGQVVKSIWEAQNRKKMHLILG, from the exons ATGGCTAAAAGTCGCAAGACCAAAAGACAAGGAAAGACTACCAGACAAATTGGAGCGAGT GAACGATCATGTTCGATATGTCAGAAAATCATCCTTGCTTTCACGCCTTCTAGAAGTAAGGAACGTCTCGAAGAGGTGTTGGCTACCTGGAAAGAGGTCATG CACAAGGACATTTTGCTCTTTCAAAATGGGCGGGCTCTTCGTTTCAGATTTCTAGTGCCCATTGCAGTAGACACACTTGTTAGACTTGTGCGTTACCACTGGGACGACAACCGGGAATGCACAATACAGGCCACGTTGGGGCAGATCGGTAATCTGGTTGACGGCACTTTGAGAAGCTACAGTTTTGTTCTCCTCCCTTCACACCCGAGCGACAATCTGGACAGATATGGAAGGCTTATACATGCACACTGGATCGATTCAAGTTTGTTTCGTCGTTGGAAAACTGATTGCgaccaacaccatcagcaCTGCAAGCCTTCCAGTGTGATATTACCAGCCCTTGCTTCCATCCGCCCAGCATGGCTGGTTGACATTGTGCGTCAATGTCTTGTTCCGGCTCAACTGACCGATAGTTATGTGTGTCTAAGCTATGTATGGGGCGGCTCCAAACAATTCACTACGGCAATGGACAATATTGAGAGGCTGCAGCAACCAAATGCCCTCTCATTCGTGCCTTTGGCAAAAACAATCACCCACGCAATGGCTGTGGTTGAGATGGCTGGCGAAAAGTTTCTTTGGGTGGATGCTCTATGTATTGTCCAGGATGATGACAAGCAGAAACACCAAGACGTCCAAAACATGTCCGGAATATATGCCAATGCTACATTCACGATAATCGCTCACAGTGCAACGAATGCAGATAGTGGGCTGCCCGGGCTTTTTGGTATATCACAACAACGTAAGGTTCAACAGCACAATTGGCGTCTCGGGCCTTCTTCGACCGTTATAAATATACAGCATAGAGACTGGAAAGATGATCAAaacagggggggggggtggtttacCAGAGGATCGACATTTCAGGAAGAGTTGTTCTCCAGAAGACAATTGGTTCTTCGTGAACATTGGCCCGGCCCATTGGACCT GTTGCCCGATATCACAATACAGATCCCGTCAACTAAACAATATCCCTATCAGCGCAGTATCTATCCGGAAATCCACAATGTTTCCCCCAACATCCCGAAACTAGCAAAAATCATCAAATTTTACAATAGGCGAAGTTTCCCCTTACGAGAAGATTCTTTAAGAGCATTTTCTGGAATCGCAACAGCACTTCTCTCCTCGTTTCAGGGCGGACTAATTTCTCGACTCCCAGAAGACTTCTTCTATGCTGGACTTTTATGGTTCCCTTTCTCGAAAGACATTGTCCTTCGCTGGCCAGGAGGGATACCAAAAGCATCCTGTGTCCCGA GCAGCTTGGATCTAAAGATTTGGAGGGTAGCGGACACCTGGAGGCCAGTTGGAACAAATCTCAGGTCCTGGAGGGGAGAACAATGCTACCACGAGAAAATTTCCCCTATAGTCGAGTGGTCCTATCACACCACAAGCGACGGTCCGGGAATTGAGATCAAGGACAGATTTTACGCCTTGAAGGAGAAATATTTTGATTCAGATAAGACGCGATGCCCTCCTGGGTGGACACGCCGTCTGTGGACGAGCTCCCGGGGTCCGAATTGGGTATACAACTACCACGACGAGTCCCGATCGCTGCGATGTCTCTTCCACCCGATTCACCTACAGGGGAAGGGCGATTCTGAAGTTCCTGGCATGACCATAGCCCCTTGGATCTCTTGCTACACCCGTTCTGCAACCCTGCTTGCAGCGGAGGAACTAATAGATTCGCAGCCGGAGTACCTTGCACAATGTATAAGTTTACGTGACTCAATAGGCACCTGGGCCGGTTTTTTGACCCTTAATCCAGATCCACTTTCGCCGTCCGAGACATCTGATACGGTGAACTTGGATTTGACTGGGAAATCTTTAACGTTGGTAGAGGTGGCTAGAGGAGAAATTTGGGAACCCACGGAGGTTCCTTTTTTCCACTATTTTAAAGATGCTAACCACCCCGAGAGACCTAAAGGGGTTCCATGGTACCAGTTTTATTGGGTGATGTGGGTAGAGAGGAGAGGACTGGGACAAGTGGTGAAGAGTATATGGGAAGCACAGAACCGGAAGAAGATGCACTTGATACTGGGGTAG
- a CDS encoding hypothetical protein (EggNog:ENOG503PFNR): MPTVLGLTNDQKEKPKIGAAQAPKGYHDGSLVLSENKNQRLDTISKRNYAAAHEMETLLWRAICDDPEQAKEYIADDCVMVNPIFHPDHSSKPVNKESEPSISDLLENAGKFTGFRFHDGGPLVVEAGLMAVSTVYKLSLYKQSRKGGIREISASGSSSWRQTAGADWVLVAWHVAYAEDEDDEDDEE; encoded by the coding sequence ATGCCTACCGTCCTAGGCCTCACCAACGACCAAAAGGAGAAGCCCAAAATTGGCGCTGCTCAAGCACCCAAGGGCTACCACGACGGCTCTCTCGTCCTTTCGGAGAACAAGAACCAGCGCCTCGATACCATCTCCAAGCGCAACTATGCCGCCGCCCACGAGATGGAGACTCTTCTTTGGAGAGCCATCTGCGACGACCCAGAGCAGGCCAAGGAGTACATCGCCGATGACTGCGTGATGGTCAACCCTATCTTTCACCCCGATCACTCTTCCAAGCCGGTGAACAAGGAGTCGGAGCCGAGTATCAGCGATCTACTGGAGAATGCTGGGAAGTTTACTGGATTCCGGTTCCATGACGGAGGCCCGCTTGTGGTCGAGGCGGGGTTGATGGCTGTTTCGACGGTATACAAGTTGAGTTTGTACAAGCAGAGCCGGAAGGGAGGCATCAGGGAGATTTCGGCGAGTGGAAGCAGCAGTTGGAGGCAGACTGCGGGAGCGGATTGGGTGTTGGTTGCTTGGCATGTTGCTtatgccgaggatgaggacgatgaggatgatgaggagtaG
- a CDS encoding hypothetical protein (EggNog:ENOG503NU2A; MEROPS:MER0902165; COG:S), with translation MVSRKPLPPNATFDPAVPSHARSPEPKPEAQQEFVLPPFESTGGFWDDTSNNINQNQNTDAAQDMSNSHQPGQAAGNYAGLEEENVWANNNSSSNLDRVPTVLRPGSSHRMDNTGSLGKVAERTDAGLDVTRVPTILRPAGGPSSRETNPFKRKIHNQDGSANPGSTSSTTPLPESLTGAFSDLAVGDTTKNPWQPALSDNSALGQRPSYQLPEPSPGMEDGWKGSEPPRPSTSTPPRLLSLPSEEGSAGWENERDKPPNIQLGFTAEEDEVLGDSHAWDDLGTVNKGNGTATVPAVPDKGGSDDEWNLIDVDPPRSSQPNVQQSPSNSKPSPPRRRDTWEDFDEEKDTPQASTSQQVAAPVTKDQPSPQGKAPELPARTELPPRTELPRRTSSEQPPPQPPRPVDKNETYHIKNINWFDITAAKNPRSTPILVQNANGPCPLVALVNALTLTTPADKNTALVDTLKTREQVSLGLLLDAVFDELMSERRLDPNVPLPDITQLYSFLQGLHTGMNVNPRFIPTESILQSFKRTSLTHIHPSQRGEMSIPGTFEHTKEMTLYSTFSIPLIHGWLPRPDDIVYQSFARQAASYEDVQNLLFREEELDDKLSSSHHHEGLTEEEQQLYQDILSIKSFLHSSATQLTNFGLEVIKKSMKPGSVAILFRNDHFATLYRHPQTLELLTLVTDAGYAGHAEVVWESLVDTTGEKAEFFSGDFRVVGGASHTSSTPAARIQGSGSWADVASSSGNRRSREQGRGGRSSSSEAPTSPTTEQEDRDFAMALQLQEEEDNRHRQEEDRRRREARLSEQYIEQQGRAAQAHNSRGGAGSGRGGSHAASRSTSSLGSSGTVNTGRRAPSGIRVTSSTPTVASSNNSATPNRPRPSTQTVRSLIPPVQPAAAANRDPEAGLDDAPPSYEQASQQAAYEPPTGHPAHPASSPTAATSQPASTPGGTQRPSTGASQPPPRVNNAPRTGGSAGGRAPSGSHGYPGAGGAGPGRQGLRQGVPVVPANGRPGVGEEREKCVVM, from the coding sequence ATGGTTTCTCGAAAACCGCTTCCTCCAAATGCGACATTCGACCCCGCCGTACCATCACATGCTCGATCGCCAGAACCAAAGCCCGAAGCACAACAAGAATTCGTATTACCGCCCTTTGAATCCACTGGTGGATTCTGGGACGATACCTCGAACAACATAAACCAGAATCAAAACACCGACGCTGCACAAGACATGTCGAACTCGCACCAGCCAGGCCAGGCTGCTGGCAACTATgcgggcttggaggaggagaatgtcTGGGCTAATAATAATAGCTCTTCCAACCTCGATCGAGTCCCGACAGTTTTGAGGCCCGGAAGCAGCCATCGAATGGACAACACTGGATCTCTGGGAAAAGTGGCGGAGAGGACAGACGCGGGGTTGGATGTCACACGGGTGCCGACCATCCTCAGGCCCGCTGGCGGGCCGTCCAGTCGAGAGACCAACCCATTCAAAAGAAAGATACATAACCAGGATGGATCTGCGAATCCTGGgtcaacatcctccaccactcctCTCCCAGAATCCCTGACTGGGGCATTTTCAGACCTAGCCGTTGGAGATACGACCAAGAACCCGTGGCAACCAGCGCTTAGCGACAACAGCGCACTTGGCCAACGGCCGTCATATCAGTTACCAGAGCCGTCGCCAGGGATGGAGGACGGCTGGAAGGGCTCGGAGCCACCGCGCCCATCGACATCTACGCCACCCAGGCTCTTGTCACTCCCTTCGGAAGAGGGCTCCGCGGGCTGGGAGAACGAAAGGGACAAGCCCCCTAACATCCAGTTAGGGTTCAcagcggaggaggacgaggttcTTGGTGATTCCCACGCCTGGGATGACCTTGGCACTGTCAACAAGGGGAATGGTACAGCCACCGTGCCCGCTGTTCCTGATAAGGGTGGTTCAGACGACGAGTGGAATTTGATAGACGTGGATCCTCCTCGCTCTAGTCAGCCCAATGTCCAACAAAGTCCCTCTAATTCTAAGCCAAGCCCACCTCGAAGAAGGGATACATGGGAAGACTTTGATGAAGAAAAGGATACTCCCCAGGCGAGCACCTCACAACAGGTAGCAGCGCCCGTAACGAAAGACCAACCGTCGCCTCAGGGGAAAGCTCCTGAACTTCCTGCAAGGACTGAACTTCCACCACGAACAGAGCTTCCTCGACGAACATCAAGCGAGCAACCGCCgccacaacctccccgtcctGTGGACAAGAACGAAACATACCACATCAAGAACATCAACTGGTTTGATATAACGGCTGCCAAAAACCCGAGATCGACGCCTATTCTTGTTCAGAATGCCAATGGCCCCTGCCctcttgttgctcttgtCAACGCCCTTACACTTACCACGCCGGCCGATAAGAACACGGCGTTGGTTGATACGCTAAAGACACGAGAACAAGTCAGCCTGGGTTTGCTACTTGATGCTGTGTTCGATGAGTTAATGTCCGAGAGGCGTCTTGATCCAAATGTTCCCCTACCGGATATCACCCAACTTTACAGCTTCCTCCAGGGACTGCACACTGGCATGAACGTCAATCCTCGGTTTATTCCAACAGAGTCTATCTTGCAATCTTTCAAGAGGACGTCGCTTACTCACATTCACCCGAGTCAACGCGGCGAGATGTCTATACCTGGAACTTTTGAGCATACCAAGGAAATGACACTGTACTCGACCTTTTCAATACCGCTGATTCACGGCTGGCTGCCTCGTCCGGACGATATAGTTTACCAATCCTTTGCGCGGCAGGCGGCTTCCTATGAAGATGTCCAAAATCTGCTTTTCCGGGAAGAGGAGCTAGACGATAAACtaagcagcagccaccaccacgaggGGTTGACCGAAGAGGAGCAGCAACTGTACCAAGACATTCTTTCGATCAAGTCGTTTTTGCACAGCTCTGCCACGCAGCTTACCAACTTTGGTTTGGAGGTTATCAAGAAGTCGATGAAGCCAGGATCAGTTGCTATCTTGTTCAGAAACGATCATTTCGCCACTCTATACCGACATCCTCAGACGCTGGAGCTTCTCACGCTGGTTACCGATGCAGGATATGCAGGTCACGCCGAGGTTGTGTGGGAATCTCTCGTCGACACCACCGGCGAAAAGGCCGAGTTCTTTTCAGGAGACTTCCGTGTTGTAGGTGGCGCTTCACATACTTCATCGACGCCCGCTGCTAGAATTCAAGGGTCTGGCAGCTGGGCTGATGTGGCCTCCAGCTCTGGCAACAGACGAAGCAGAGAACAGGGCCGTGGTGGCCGAAGCAGTTCTAGTGAGGCCccaacctcgccaacaacCGAACAAGAGGACCGAGACTTTGCCATGGCGCTTCAACtccaagaggaagaggacaaCCGTCATCGTCAAGAGGAAGACCGCCGTCGTAGAGAAGCCAGGTTGTCAGAGCAGTACATTGAACAGCAGGGACGGGCAGCTCAAGCGCATAACAGCCGTGGTGGGGCCGGCTCAGGCCGAGGAGGCAGCCACGCTGCATCTCGTAGTACGAGCTCGTTGGGATCCTCGGGTACCGTCAACACCGGCCGTAGGGCCCCAAGCGGAATCCGCGTCACTTCATCCACTCCTACAGTAGCTTCCTCGAACAACAGTGCTACGCCCAATCGTCCTCGGCCATCCACGCAAACAGTTAGATCGCTGATTCCGCCTGTTCAGCCGGCGGCCGCGGCGAATAGAGACCCGGAggctgggttggatgatGCTCCTCCTAGTTATGAGCAAGCATCTCAACAGGCGGCGTACGAGCCGCCGACTGGTCATCCGGCACACCCCGCTAGTAGCCCGACCGCGGCGACGTCACAGCCGGCGTCTACTCCCGGGGGAACGCAAAGGCCAAGTACGGGCGCTTCTCAGCCCCCGCCGAGGGTTAATAATGCCCCTAGAACGGGCGGAAgtgctggggggagggcgccGAGTGGGAGTCATGGGTATCcgggagctggaggtgctGGACCGGGGAGGCAAGGGTTGAGACAGGGCGTTCCAGTTGTGCCTGCTAATGGACGGCctggggtgggagaggagagggagaagtgTGTGGTGATGTAG